The proteins below are encoded in one region of Apium graveolens cultivar Ventura chromosome 4, ASM990537v1, whole genome shotgun sequence:
- the LOC141718488 gene encoding uncharacterized protein LOC141718488 — MAKYVHLVRAMMTQFDECHVEHIPREENSKADALSKFASSNIEESSGNMYFRILKIRSIDVKLISPIGPEGSWIDPIKAHLQIGWLPSDVMEARKLTVRALRYFLIDGILYKRSFIVPYLRCLRPDEARLVLEEVHEGICGQHLGGKALAQKITRLGFYWLEMMAGAKEYVKKCDHCQKQAPVVR, encoded by the coding sequence ATGGCAAAATATGTACACCTAGTAAGGGCCATGATGACTCAATTCGacgaatgccatgttgaacatattccaagggaagaaaattcTAAGGCCGATGCATTATCCAAATTTGCCTCATCAAATATAGAAGAAAGCTCTGGCAACATGTACTTTCGCATTCTGAAAATACGGAGCATAGACGTCAAGTTAATTTCCCCAATAGGACCTGAAGGgtcatggatagatcctattaaggctcatCTGCAAATCGGATGGCTTCCTAGTGATGTTATGGAAGCAAGAAAGTTGACTGTGCGAGCTCTAAGATATTTTCTCATTGATGGGATTCTTTATAAAAGGTCTTTTATAGTTCCCTACTTGAGATGTCTTAGGCCGGATGAGGCTCGACTTGTTTTAGAAGAAGTGCATGAGGGTATATGTGGCCAACACTTGGGGGGCAAGGCCTTAGCCCAAAAAATTACTCGCTTAGGCTTCTATTGGCTAGAGATGATGGCTGGTGCCAAAGAATATGTTAAGAAATGTGATCATTGTCAAAAACAAGCCCCTGTAGTAAGATAA